Genomic window (Arachis hypogaea cultivar Tifrunner chromosome 13, arahy.Tifrunner.gnm2.J5K5, whole genome shotgun sequence):
AACGCAGGCTTATCTAAGCAGGCTGATATCTGATTTCGAAGATTTAAAATTACTAGTTACGTATTGTTTTAACTAATATTTAGTGTGACATTTTTTACTGTTATGCAGgttgaataataattaagaaaaaaaaaaaagaagagtagaTTAGCACAGTAGCCAGTAGGTACCTCCGATACTGTACCGGCAGGTTCCCTTGCTTCCAGATCGCGATCTTCTCGAAGGTGTCAATGGGGACCACGAAGTGCTGCTTCGGAGGGTTGCACCTCCCGCCGCCACTCTCCTCGTCGGCGTCGACCCCGTAATTAGGTGCACAGAAGTCCGTCGCCGTTACCATCACCGACCTTCCGGGGATGCACCACCGACGGTCGAACGGAGAATCCTCCTCGGCACACCGCAGCTCGAAGCACGCACCACAGATCTGCCCCTGCTCAAACACCGCGTGGCTGAGGATCGCCGCGGCCGCCGCACCAGTGCCGTCAGAGTAGCCGCAGGCGCCTCCAAGCGCGTCGGTGGAATTGGCGGGGGTGTAGTAGGTGGCGTGTGCGGACAGCCATTCCGCATAAGGAGGAGAAAAGTGAGAAGAATGGGAAGAAGAGTTAAACGGCGCCGCCGGAGGTGAAGGAGAATAGTAGAGAGAGGTGGATGGTGAAGTGAGAATTACTAGTGTGATGGAGAAGATGGCGAGTATAGTAGATAGTGAGATTTGCATTTGCTTCCTTTCGTGTCTAGTTTGAAGGTTTTAGGGTTCCCCAACTTGAGAATCGTGACGATGATAAATAATGATGGTCGCAAAATTATTACTACTTCGTCTCCATCCCCACTCATCCCCATTTTGAACCCTCATTTTATACCACTGCTTTCGAGTCCCTTTTTTTCTTGGATAAAGGAACAGTAACTCACTGGCAGCTGCCATTCAATTTTTATTTGACTTTCCCACCAGCAGTAAAACAATCAGAAGTTACTCACTTTTACTCCTAGTCTCCTACCAAGGGGGATAACCATGATTGCATTTTAATCTGATATAACCTCTAGTAGTAGTTGTAGAAGCACTAAAACCCATGCTTTTCATGCCATTTATTAATTTTCATCCCA
Coding sequences:
- the LOC112733772 gene encoding expansin-A13, whose protein sequence is MQISLSTILAIFSITLVILTSPSTSLYYSPSPPAAPFNSSSHSSHFSPPYAEWLSAHATYYTPANSTDALGGACGYSDGTGAAAAAILSHAVFEQGQICGACFELRCAEEDSPFDRRWCIPGRSVMVTATDFCAPNYGVDADEESGGGRCNPPKQHFVVPIDTFEKIAIWKQGNLPVQYRRIKCRREGGIRFTIAGSGIFISVLISNVAGTGDIVAVKVKGSRTGWLPMGRNWGQNWHVSALLQNQPLSFEVTASDGVTLTSYNVAPKHWTFGQTFEGKQFES